In one window of Candidatus Nitrosocosmicus arcticus DNA:
- a CDS encoding cation:proton antiporter gives MAIEITQILQDFATIMIIAAVMTIISYKLKQPLILGYIGAGIIIGPHTPPFSFISNVEVLNLFAEIGIILLLFTVGMEFPIRNLKKIGKRATIITVAEQAGTLIAGFFVGQALNMSFYDSLFMAVALSVSSTVVIMKVLEELKILREEASYLTLGILIIEDIIILSIFALLQSTTVTGNISIVEILIPIGITIVFIAGVLIIGSRTIPRLVDFVARTNQSDVLVVAVLGLAFGFAYVSNLLGISVAVGAFFAGVLIAESKSHAVTSILTTPIRDMFVALFFVSVGALMDINLIPVFIIPALLLVGVTSVVKFAIVFLTSRYQGFSKLTAMQTGISLSSSRGGEMSLIVAKGGIDIGVVSSFILPIIGTITLISTFLAPYLIKLGLKLAERKNDVNSESESPDDSKS, from the coding sequence ATGGCTATAGAAATAACCCAAATTTTACAAGATTTTGCGACAATAATGATAATCGCAGCGGTAATGACGATTATTTCATATAAGTTGAAGCAGCCACTAATTTTGGGATATATAGGGGCAGGTATAATTATAGGACCACATACGCCCCCTTTCAGTTTTATAAGTAATGTAGAAGTTTTAAACTTGTTTGCAGAAATTGGAATAATTTTACTGTTATTTACAGTCGGCATGGAATTCCCAATTCGAAATCTAAAGAAGATAGGTAAGAGAGCCACAATCATCACGGTAGCAGAACAAGCTGGAACACTGATTGCAGGGTTCTTTGTGGGCCAGGCGCTAAACATGTCTTTCTATGATAGTCTGTTTATGGCAGTAGCGTTATCGGTTTCTAGCACAGTGGTGATAATGAAGGTATTAGAAGAATTAAAAATCCTAAGAGAGGAAGCTTCATACCTTACTCTAGGAATTCTGATAATCGAGGACATAATAATACTATCTATTTTTGCCTTATTGCAATCAACGACGGTAACAGGAAATATATCGATTGTAGAAATCCTAATCCCTATAGGGATAACTATAGTATTTATTGCTGGAGTTTTGATAATTGGTTCGAGAACAATTCCACGTTTGGTCGATTTTGTTGCAAGGACAAATCAGAGTGACGTTTTGGTAGTGGCTGTACTGGGTTTAGCATTTGGGTTTGCATACGTTTCAAATTTGCTTGGAATTTCAGTAGCGGTTGGGGCTTTTTTTGCAGGCGTATTAATAGCTGAATCAAAATCACATGCTGTTACAAGCATCCTGACAACACCCATCAGAGATATGTTCGTCGCTTTATTTTTCGTTTCAGTAGGGGCACTAATGGATATCAATCTGATACCTGTATTCATAATTCCCGCACTATTGCTTGTAGGCGTCACTTCAGTCGTAAAATTCGCTATCGTATTCCTAACCTCCAGATATCAAGGATTTAGCAAACTTACTGCTATGCAGACTGGTATAAGTCTCTCGTCATCAAGAGGCGGAGAGATGTCATTAATTGTAGCAAAGGGTGGAATAGACATCGGAGTAGTGAGTTCCTTTATATTACCAATTATAGGAACTATCACTCTGATTTCCACGTTCTTAGCGCCTTATTTGATAAAGTTAGGATTAAAACTGGCAGAAAGAAAAAATGATGTCAATTCAGAGTCAGAGTCTCCAGACGATTCTAAATCATGA
- a CDS encoding CbtB domain-containing protein: protein MSLYPELRVMNSDNVPKLAIGILAVIAIFSIYVVGYEQGQLFSMVQGSTAFDTMWFHEFTHDVRHAAGFPCH, encoded by the coding sequence ATGAGTTTATATCCCGAGCTTAGAGTTATGAACAGTGACAATGTACCAAAACTAGCAATTGGTATCTTAGCCGTTATAGCAATTTTTAGTATTTATGTAGTAGGATATGAGCAAGGACAGCTTTTTAGCATGGTACAAGGAAGCACAGCTTTTGACACAATGTGGTTTCATGAGTTTACTCATGATGTAAGACACGCTGCCGGTTTTCCATGTCATTAA
- a CDS encoding pantoate kinase → MVLVTQVPVAMAKAYSPGHITGFFATPATHNSTLDPKFRGSTGAGFSIDKGITSTVKVFSSTEKNYEIRLNGIPNFELKVSNFVVAYYMQVIHDHVFLSIEHESDLPIGFGLGSSGSAALSLSYALNEALKTNLTKLQAAQIAHSADIACRTGLGTVISEFTGGFELRLSVGGPGIGRVIKSVFPPDWCAVILCLEPIKTDQWLDKSITKEKKHSLNLLGRKMIDNLHQHNNVGSFLDMSYQYACEYQLDKGKCQYPLHALQAEGVRGSVALFGHTLFTLTERDKVPKIVRLLEQFKGQLLVCSVDNLGARLLKKND, encoded by the coding sequence GTGGTTTTAGTTACTCAAGTCCCTGTAGCAATGGCAAAGGCCTATAGTCCTGGTCACATTACTGGGTTCTTTGCCACCCCGGCAACACATAATTCCACATTGGATCCCAAATTTCGCGGATCTACGGGTGCTGGTTTTAGTATCGATAAAGGAATTACATCAACTGTTAAAGTATTCTCTTCGACTGAAAAGAACTATGAAATAAGGCTAAACGGGATCCCTAATTTTGAGCTAAAGGTATCAAATTTTGTTGTAGCGTATTATATGCAGGTAATCCATGACCATGTTTTTCTTTCAATTGAGCATGAGTCTGATTTGCCTATTGGGTTTGGGTTAGGATCGAGTGGCTCGGCCGCTTTAAGTCTTTCTTATGCCCTCAATGAGGCATTAAAGACTAACTTAACCAAACTTCAGGCTGCTCAAATAGCACACAGTGCCGACATAGCTTGTAGAACTGGATTGGGGACAGTGATATCTGAATTTACAGGGGGTTTTGAGCTACGTTTGAGTGTTGGCGGACCTGGAATTGGTAGAGTTATCAAATCTGTATTTCCGCCAGACTGGTGCGCAGTCATTTTATGCCTTGAGCCCATTAAAACGGACCAATGGCTAGATAAGTCCATTACCAAAGAGAAAAAACATTCTTTGAATCTTTTAGGTAGAAAAATGATAGACAATCTACATCAACATAATAATGTCGGATCATTTCTTGACATGTCTTATCAATATGCATGTGAATATCAGTTGGATAAGGGTAAATGTCAATATCCACTCCATGCTCTGCAGGCAGAAGGCGTTAGGGGGAGCGTGGCACTATTTGGACATACCTTATTTACCCTGACTGAAAGAGACAAGGTGCCTAAAATCGTGAGATTATTAGAACAATTTAAGGGACAATTACTAGTATGTAGCGTTGATAATTTGGGTGCCAGGCTGCTTAAAAAGAATGACTAA
- the panB gene encoding 3-methyl-2-oxobutanoate hydroxymethyltransferase, with product MIPNISLLQQKKKKGEKITVVTAYDYTTSRICDESGVDILLVGDSAGMVMLGYPSTISVTMEEMMVFCRGVINGSNNTVIIADMPFGSYQFDQSLAFLNAIKFIKLGCHAVKIEGGVEIVPMIRKLTEYGIPVMGHIGLKPQTSLLWEGYKVQGKTADSAIALHEQAIEIEKAGAFSLVIELVTRQVAEHISRSLTIPTIGIGSGGGCDGQVLVFHDLVGSYNKFNPKFVKQYLESFQLLLGAMKNYISDVKNGKFPDEDHSFSISEEELLKFNKYLNTTENIPKLNPK from the coding sequence TTGATTCCAAACATCAGCCTTCTACAACAAAAAAAGAAAAAAGGTGAAAAAATCACTGTCGTAACTGCTTATGATTACACCACTTCAAGGATTTGCGATGAATCCGGAGTGGATATATTGCTAGTAGGTGACAGTGCGGGTATGGTTATGCTGGGATACCCAAGTACAATTTCTGTTACTATGGAAGAGATGATGGTCTTTTGCAGAGGTGTTATTAATGGATCAAACAATACAGTAATCATTGCCGACATGCCTTTTGGGTCCTATCAGTTTGATCAGTCATTGGCCTTCTTAAATGCCATAAAATTTATTAAATTAGGTTGTCATGCTGTAAAAATTGAAGGTGGTGTTGAAATTGTTCCCATGATAAGGAAACTTACAGAATATGGGATCCCAGTTATGGGGCATATTGGATTAAAGCCTCAGACCTCATTATTGTGGGAGGGTTACAAGGTGCAGGGCAAGACTGCTGATTCTGCTATTGCATTGCACGAACAAGCAATAGAAATAGAAAAAGCTGGAGCCTTTAGTTTAGTAATAGAACTAGTGACCAGGCAGGTGGCTGAACATATCTCCCGCTCTCTAACCATTCCAACGATCGGAATAGGTTCAGGTGGTGGATGTGATGGTCAAGTTTTGGTGTTTCATGATCTAGTTGGATCATATAATAAATTCAATCCAAAATTTGTAAAGCAATATTTGGAATCATTTCAGCTACTATTGGGCGCGATGAAAAATTATATTTCAGATGTAAAGAATGGTAAATTTCCAGATGAAGATCATTCGTTTTCTATTTCAGAAGAGGAGTTATTGAAATTCAATAAATATCTTAATACAACGGAGAATATTCCTAAATTAAATCCAAAATAA
- a CDS encoding inositol-3-phosphate synthase, whose product MGKKINVAIAGVGNCASALVQGIHYYNSNSSSKESVGLTSFNLGGYEPGDINFVAAFDIAESKVGKDISEAIISSPNNALQIVDVPPIGIKVQKGNVLDGAGKHFSEVVKLSDDTNVDVYNTLKETHTDILINYLPVGSREASKYYAEKCLDAGVCFINAIPVFISSDSAWQKRFVEKNVPCAGDDVMSQMGATVVHKTLAKLWVDRGVTIDETYQLNIGGDMDFYNMLDEDRLEDKRVSKTSAVQAMIPYDVPMRIGPSDYVNFLRNDKVCYIYMKGRFFGKVPLELDVKLRVPDAYNSSGVMIDAIRGAKIALDRNISGPLESISAYCFKHPPVQMSYSTAKSSFIDFIDGKKER is encoded by the coding sequence ATGGGTAAAAAAATAAATGTTGCAATTGCCGGTGTAGGAAATTGCGCTTCTGCTCTCGTTCAAGGAATTCACTATTATAATTCTAATTCATCCTCAAAGGAGTCTGTCGGGCTTACGTCATTTAACCTTGGTGGCTATGAGCCAGGAGATATTAATTTTGTTGCTGCGTTTGATATTGCCGAATCAAAAGTGGGAAAGGACATTTCTGAAGCTATCATCTCATCACCAAACAATGCCTTGCAAATTGTTGATGTTCCTCCTATTGGAATTAAAGTTCAAAAGGGTAACGTGCTGGATGGAGCAGGAAAGCATTTTTCAGAAGTAGTAAAACTTTCTGATGATACGAATGTCGATGTTTACAATACACTTAAAGAAACACATACTGATATATTGATTAATTATTTGCCTGTTGGCAGTAGAGAAGCTAGCAAATATTATGCCGAAAAATGCCTTGATGCAGGTGTTTGTTTTATTAATGCAATTCCTGTTTTCATATCGTCGGATTCTGCTTGGCAAAAACGCTTCGTTGAAAAAAATGTTCCATGTGCGGGAGATGATGTAATGAGCCAAATGGGGGCTACTGTAGTACACAAGACATTGGCAAAGTTGTGGGTGGACAGAGGGGTAACGATTGATGAGACATATCAGCTAAATATTGGTGGGGATATGGATTTCTACAATATGTTAGATGAAGACCGATTGGAGGACAAGAGAGTTAGCAAGACTTCAGCGGTACAGGCTATGATACCATATGATGTGCCGATGAGGATAGGTCCATCTGATTACGTTAACTTTCTTCGTAACGATAAAGTTTGCTATATTTACATGAAAGGTAGATTTTTTGGAAAAGTACCTTTAGAATTAGACGTAAAATTACGTGTCCCCGATGCATATAACAGTTCAGGTGTAATGATTGATGCAATTAGAGGAGCCAAGATCGCACTTGATAGAAACATTTCTGGACCTTTAGAGAGCATCTCCGCATATTGTTTTAAACACCCTCCAGTTCAAATGTCATACTCAACCGCGAAATCGAGTTTCATTGATTTCATCGATGGAAAAAAGGAACGATAG
- a CDS encoding UBP-type zinc finger domain-containing protein, whose amino-acid sequence MPKKDQQDQCEHISQADLEKSGNTEGCEECEKTGSDWVHLRLCLTCGHVGCCDASRNKHGTKHFKNTMHPAIRSFEPGESWKWCFVDEIFVE is encoded by the coding sequence ATGCCTAAAAAGGATCAGCAGGATCAGTGTGAGCATATTTCGCAGGCCGATTTGGAAAAGTCAGGGAATACAGAGGGTTGCGAAGAATGTGAAAAAACCGGTTCTGATTGGGTACATTTGAGACTCTGTCTAACATGTGGTCATGTTGGATGCTGCGACGCTTCGAGAAATAAACACGGCACAAAGCATTTCAAGAATACTATGCATCCTGCAATAAGATCATTTGAACCAGGAGAATCATGGAAGTGGTGTTTTGTAGATGAGATTTTTGTTGAATGA
- a CDS encoding phosphate signaling complex PhoU family protein, with product MTIYTRILQQIGSSILISLPNDWIKKNSLGKGKSITIETNLDNTVSIYTNYQDEEIRIEFEYGQEDGNQQSKNDIADQAEIKDKLIKILLNKIFGAYLLGYNMINIHSKNQISFEDSETIKRATRKLIGLEIVDENSYNIHLQFLIDAKTLNIEKILSMMNSIIAGMFKETIHSLSEGFGSDLKKKIHSRDDEIDRQYFLLVRVIRTAIMNKKLASSLNLSNIDMLDYRIAANYLETAGDLIAELISYLSELKEKKQIADMIRKIGYSLEEMQHYSIEAFTSTSRDKAFKVNENYEEFKESISELKKHITSNKETVINDTYSIAMINSISCLDKIAQCWIDITDLAKPTYMLK from the coding sequence ATGACAATTTATACTCGAATATTGCAACAAATCGGCAGTAGTATTCTAATATCCCTTCCAAATGATTGGATAAAGAAAAATTCTCTAGGTAAAGGAAAGAGCATAACCATAGAAACTAATCTCGACAACACCGTTTCAATTTATACTAACTACCAGGATGAAGAAATAAGAATAGAATTTGAATATGGACAGGAGGATGGAAACCAACAATCAAAAAATGATATTGCTGATCAGGCAGAGATCAAAGATAAATTAATAAAAATCCTTTTAAATAAAATTTTTGGCGCTTATCTGCTAGGGTATAACATGATAAACATACACTCGAAGAATCAAATATCATTTGAAGACAGTGAAACAATAAAAAGGGCTACCAGAAAATTAATTGGATTAGAAATTGTTGATGAGAATAGCTACAATATACATCTTCAATTCTTAATTGATGCAAAAACTTTAAACATCGAGAAAATATTGAGTATGATGAATTCAATCATAGCAGGAATGTTCAAGGAAACAATTCATTCACTTAGTGAAGGTTTTGGAAGCGACTTAAAGAAAAAAATTCATAGCAGAGACGATGAAATAGACAGACAGTATTTCCTTCTAGTCAGAGTAATAAGAACAGCGATTATGAACAAGAAACTTGCGAGTAGCCTGAATCTAAGCAATATTGATATGCTTGATTACAGGATAGCAGCTAATTATCTAGAAACTGCCGGAGATTTAATAGCAGAATTAATATCTTACCTGTCTGAACTTAAGGAAAAAAAGCAGATCGCCGACATGATTAGAAAAATTGGTTATTCGCTCGAAGAAATGCAGCACTATTCCATCGAAGCTTTTACAAGTACTAGCAGGGATAAGGCGTTTAAGGTAAATGAAAACTATGAAGAATTTAAAGAATCAATTTCAGAATTAAAAAAGCATATAACTTCTAATAAAGAGACTGTAATAAATGATACATATTCTATTGCAATGATAAACAGCATCTCTTGTCTTGATAAGATTGCGCAATGTTGGATTGATATAACTGATTTAGCAAAGCCAACATATATGCTAAAATAA
- a CDS encoding pyridoxamine 5'-phosphate oxidase family protein has protein sequence MNIIGAITPTTKMNMDEVEKFLENKLNLQLATIDEKGDPNIQPIWFDYDKERQKLLVVTPRNSKKIQNLKKRNVIYFSIDDETFPYKGIKGKGNVEVIGDSNKTMPLIKKIVIKYLNTLEHPIATMILESAKEGNHVLVEISPRFFSTWDFNKL, from the coding sequence ATGAACATAATTGGTGCAATAACGCCAACTACTAAAATGAATATGGACGAAGTTGAAAAGTTTTTAGAGAATAAATTAAACCTGCAATTAGCAACGATAGACGAAAAAGGAGATCCAAATATACAACCAATCTGGTTCGACTACGATAAGGAGCGTCAGAAACTCCTAGTAGTAACTCCAAGAAATTCCAAAAAAATACAAAACTTAAAAAAAAGAAATGTCATTTATTTCTCCATAGACGATGAGACATTTCCATATAAAGGCATTAAAGGTAAAGGAAATGTTGAGGTGATAGGAGACTCTAACAAAACAATGCCATTAATTAAGAAAATAGTAATAAAATACCTCAACACTCTTGAACATCCTATAGCCACAATGATTCTTGAAAGTGCTAAAGAAGGAAATCATGTTCTAGTAGAAATTTCTCCAAGATTTTTTTCAACATGGGATTTTAATAAATTATGA
- a CDS encoding MSCRAMM family adhesin SdrC, with the protein MIKILSLNMLLIFLVLVITGPTAQMVFYQSVAAQGSNSYESSSSNFDINSIFSNLQNSFTDPLGQIDLVFPPESTDSMVPVNQPSSTDSMVPVNQPSSTDSMVPVNQPSSTDSMVPVNQPSSTDSMVPVNQPSSTDSMVPVNQPSSTDSMVPVNQPSSTDSMVPVNQPTDKPSTTDKPSTTDKPSTTDKPSTTDESSSTDSTDSIAPQSDKSKDEPSTTDESSSTDSTDSIAPQSDKSKDESSSTDSTDSIAPQSDKSKDEPSTTDESRSIDKPSIAAAEKPVGITKIISPTNTNPTIGG; encoded by the coding sequence ATGATAAAGATTTTATCATTAAATATGCTACTAATATTCTTAGTATTGGTTATAACGGGACCGACTGCACAAATGGTTTTTTATCAAAGCGTTGCGGCCCAAGGATCAAATAGTTACGAAAGTAGTAGCTCTAATTTTGATATAAATAGCATATTTAGTAACCTTCAAAATAGTTTTACCGATCCGCTGGGGCAAATAGACTTGGTTTTCCCCCCAGAAAGTACTGATTCTATGGTGCCTGTCAATCAACCCAGCTCTACTGATTCTATGGTGCCTGTCAATCAACCCAGCTCTACTGATTCTATGGTGCCTGTCAATCAACCCAGCTCTACTGATTCTATGGTGCCTGTCAATCAACCCAGCTCTACTGATTCTATGGTGCCTGTCAATCAACCCAGCTCTACTGATTCTATGGTGCCTGTCAATCAACCCAGCTCTACTGATTCTATGGTGCCTGTCAATCAACCCAGCTCTACTGATTCTATGGTGCCTGTCAATCAACCCACTGACAAACCATCAACCACTGACAAACCATCAACCACTGACAAACCATCAACCACTGACAAACCATCAACCACTGACGAATCAAGCTCCACTGATTCAACCGACTCGATAGCACCTCAGAGCGATAAATCCAAGGACGAACCATCAACCACTGACGAATCAAGCTCCACTGATTCAACCGACTCGATAGCACCTCAGAGCGATAAATCCAAGGACGAATCAAGCTCCACTGATTCAACCGACTCGATAGCACCTCAGAGCGATAAATCCAAGGACGAACCATCAACCACTGACGAATCAAGGTCCATAGACAAACCCTCAATTGCAGCAGCTGAAAAACCGGTAGGTATTACAAAGATAATATCTCCAACCAATACAAATCCTACAATTGGGGGCTAA
- a CDS encoding phosphopantothenate/pantothenate synthetase — translation MTRKIELHENHPRYLSLLTREKLVTGFKRGLVASEGLIAHGRGECFDYLLGEYTTESARSAINVASAMLLLARYPVISVNGNVTALCADQVCRLNRSLGHSVIEINLFYYTREREKLISEEFKKYGLTQILGTDPENLVSIPELESNRRLVDRDGISKADVVFVPLEDGDRTIALKRMNKKVVTVDLNPLSRTALSSDITIVDNIVRVLPQLIERITYNRKYSSEDDLKELVESFDNLDGLRKTLEVMKSQQVSVL, via the coding sequence ATGACAAGGAAAATAGAATTACACGAGAATCATCCGAGGTATTTATCACTGCTAACGCGAGAAAAACTGGTAACAGGTTTTAAGAGGGGCCTAGTAGCATCAGAGGGTCTTATTGCTCACGGAAGGGGGGAATGCTTTGACTATTTGCTAGGCGAATACACCACAGAATCAGCTAGATCTGCCATAAATGTTGCTTCTGCCATGCTATTACTTGCTAGATATCCAGTAATTTCTGTAAATGGTAACGTTACTGCGTTGTGTGCAGACCAGGTATGTAGGTTAAATCGATCTCTAGGACACTCAGTCATTGAAATAAATCTTTTTTATTATACCCGGGAGAGAGAAAAGTTGATTTCAGAAGAATTCAAAAAATATGGATTGACGCAAATATTGGGTACTGACCCAGAAAACCTTGTAAGCATTCCTGAACTAGAGAGTAACAGAAGACTTGTCGATCGGGATGGGATATCTAAAGCTGATGTTGTCTTTGTACCTCTGGAGGATGGTGATAGAACGATTGCCTTAAAAAGGATGAATAAGAAAGTCGTCACTGTGGATTTGAACCCACTTTCAAGAACTGCATTGTCATCGGATATAACAATAGTCGATAATATTGTAAGGGTACTTCCCCAGCTTATTGAACGCATTACATATAATAGAAAATATTCAAGTGAAGATGACCTGAAGGAACTTGTAGAGAGCTTTGATAATCTGGATGGCTTAAGAAAGACACTTGAAGTAATGAAATCTCAACAGGTGTCCGTTCTATAA
- a CDS encoding MFS transporter → MNEKNSQKDAWIALAILSSLALITMYGETMLIPAIPYLIDDFKISYNTSSWILTAYLIAGAVMTPIIGKLSDIYGKKKILMNVIVIYSLGSLLGGLSNDIFMMIISRVIQGIGLAMFPVAFAIIREKFPPEKLAIGQGIFTAVFSAGAVVGLGLGATIVEYFSWHMTFLSIVPLMIILLIVVLRGVRIDSEKLITRIRASIDITGTLVLVGIVSTFLTGLTLLPNSISGPNNNHLGIILALFVISIALLPLFIFTQKRAQSPIIDLSLLKDIILFPTNILIMSIGAAFFIIYQTLPILIQSPTPLGFGGGPVATASVQLPFMVLSFVISVLSGFLISKIGNIKPTLIGSIISTFGFILLSIYHPSELVISLELCIIAIGLAFAEIGAFNISLVSAPLNQSGTALGITMLLFLIGMSLGPAISGIYLESFRSTVDNTNESYPTSLAYDLIFVTAVLISILSVILTLFITKKLVSKTI, encoded by the coding sequence ATGAATGAAAAGAATTCTCAAAAGGATGCATGGATTGCACTCGCGATCCTTAGCAGCCTAGCACTAATAACTATGTATGGTGAAACTATGTTGATCCCTGCTATCCCATATCTAATAGATGATTTTAAGATATCATATAACACATCGTCTTGGATATTAACAGCCTATCTAATTGCTGGTGCAGTGATGACTCCAATTATAGGTAAACTTTCGGACATTTATGGGAAGAAAAAGATATTGATGAATGTAATCGTGATATATTCTTTGGGGAGTTTGCTAGGAGGATTGTCTAATGATATCTTTATGATGATAATATCCCGGGTAATACAGGGAATTGGCCTAGCTATGTTTCCTGTTGCTTTTGCAATTATTAGAGAGAAATTCCCACCTGAAAAACTTGCGATAGGTCAAGGAATTTTTACTGCAGTTTTTTCCGCAGGTGCTGTAGTTGGTCTTGGATTGGGGGCAACCATTGTTGAATATTTTAGTTGGCATATGACTTTCCTCTCAATAGTTCCATTAATGATAATATTATTGATTGTGGTACTTCGGGGGGTTCGAATTGATTCGGAAAAACTCATTACAAGAATACGAGCTAGTATAGATATAACCGGGACTTTGGTGTTGGTAGGTATAGTTTCAACTTTCCTCACGGGTTTGACGTTATTACCAAATTCTATTTCTGGTCCAAACAACAATCACCTGGGAATAATTTTAGCTCTGTTCGTAATCTCTATAGCCCTTTTACCATTGTTCATTTTCACACAGAAAAGGGCTCAGTCCCCAATCATTGATCTTAGTTTGTTGAAAGATATTATTCTTTTTCCTACTAATATATTGATAATGAGCATTGGGGCTGCTTTTTTCATAATATATCAGACTTTGCCAATCTTGATACAGAGCCCTACTCCACTCGGATTCGGTGGCGGGCCTGTAGCCACTGCAAGTGTGCAGCTTCCATTCATGGTATTGTCATTTGTTATTTCAGTCTTGTCCGGATTTTTAATATCTAAAATAGGTAACATAAAGCCAACCTTGATCGGAAGTATCATTAGTACTTTTGGCTTCATTCTGCTCTCTATTTATCATCCATCTGAACTTGTGATATCGTTAGAACTTTGTATTATCGCAATAGGATTGGCGTTCGCAGAAATAGGTGCTTTTAATATCTCATTGGTATCTGCACCTTTAAACCAGAGTGGTACGGCATTAGGGATCACAATGTTGTTATTTTTGATTGGCATGTCATTAGGTCCGGCCATTTCTGGTATCTATTTAGAGAGCTTTAGATCCACGGTTGACAATACAAATGAATCTTATCCAACTTCGCTCGCTTATGATTTGATCTTTGTAACTGCCGTTTTAATCTCAATATTGTCTGTGATACTCACGCTGTTCATAACAAAGAAGCTAGTTAGTAAGACAATCTAA